Proteins found in one Vallitalea guaymasensis genomic segment:
- a CDS encoding SoxR reducing system RseC family protein → MAETGIVIKETGKYVTVKLERREACAKCRACTAGFETKDMIIEAENICNAKEGDEVEISLEQSNFLKAVLIMYTVPLMFLFVGLGVGYLISYAFQLQNVEIIAVICGFALLAISYLIIRSNEDKWRDKKFRPIANNIVRSKEI, encoded by the coding sequence ATGGCAGAAACAGGCATTGTTATAAAAGAAACAGGTAAATATGTAACAGTAAAGCTTGAAAGAAGAGAAGCATGTGCTAAGTGTAGAGCGTGTACAGCAGGTTTTGAGACAAAAGATATGATTATTGAAGCTGAAAATATATGTAATGCAAAAGAAGGAGATGAAGTAGAAATTTCCTTAGAACAAAGTAATTTTCTGAAAGCTGTATTAATCATGTATACCGTACCACTAATGTTTTTATTTGTTGGTTTAGGAGTGGGTTACTTGATATCTTATGCATTTCAATTGCAGAATGTAGAGATAATAGCTGTTATATGTGGTTTTGCTCTCTTAGCAATTTCATATTTGATTATTAGATCAAATGAAGACAAATGGAGAGATAAGAAATTCAGACCAATAGCTAATAATATTGTTAGAAGCAAGGAAATATAA
- a CDS encoding uroporphyrinogen decarboxylase family protein, whose product MTGKERIRATFNREKTDRNPFWKGNPTIETEKIVCEYFGIPTGDQILLSEKFNDDFVWLPAGMAWKHPSGEGMFEAVIGHRETLSEGGKYADIKLEDVDKIPWPDPKYLDVDEYIKIITRANEKGLAVFGGMWSPFFHLVCDFFGMENYFIKMYTEPEVVEAVTDRIVNFYLEANKRIFEACKDKDILFGFFFGNDFGSQLDLLISPDMFRTFVLPSFKKLVSLGKEYDLKVMLHSCGSIYKVIPDLISTGMDALHPLQAKAKGMSAEELAKYKDDIIFVGGVDTQDLLPNASPEDIINEVKRLKKIFGDGFVVSPSHEALQSDVPLENILALKEVSTEM is encoded by the coding sequence ATGACAGGGAAAGAGCGTATAAGGGCAACTTTTAATAGAGAGAAGACTGATAGAAATCCATTTTGGAAGGGTAATCCAACTATAGAGACTGAGAAAATTGTTTGTGAATATTTTGGAATACCTACAGGGGATCAAATCTTGTTGAGTGAGAAATTCAATGATGATTTTGTGTGGCTTCCAGCAGGAATGGCATGGAAACATCCTAGTGGAGAAGGAATGTTTGAAGCAGTTATAGGTCATAGAGAAACATTAAGTGAAGGCGGAAAATATGCTGATATCAAGTTGGAGGATGTAGATAAGATTCCTTGGCCTGATCCAAAATATCTTGATGTAGATGAATATATTAAGATTATTACAAGAGCTAATGAAAAAGGTTTAGCAGTATTTGGTGGTATGTGGTCACCGTTTTTCCATTTGGTATGTGACTTCTTTGGAATGGAAAATTATTTTATAAAAATGTATACAGAGCCAGAGGTAGTTGAAGCAGTAACAGATAGAATAGTCAATTTTTACTTGGAAGCAAATAAAAGGATATTTGAAGCCTGTAAAGATAAAGACATACTTTTTGGTTTCTTTTTTGGTAATGACTTTGGAAGCCAATTGGATTTATTGATAAGTCCGGATATGTTCAGGACATTTGTTCTTCCTTCCTTTAAGAAATTAGTTAGTCTAGGAAAAGAATATGATCTAAAGGTAATGCTTCATTCATGCGGTTCCATATATAAGGTGATTCCAGATTTGATTAGTACAGGCATGGATGCTTTACACCCACTTCAAGCAAAAGCGAAAGGCATGTCAGCAGAAGAGTTAGCTAAGTATAAGGACGATATAATTTTCGTTGGTGGTGTAGATACTCAAGATTTATTACCAAATGCTTCGCCAGAGGATATCATCAATGAAGTAAAAAGGCTCAAGAAGATATTTGGGGACGGTTTTGTTGTATCTCCAAGTCATGAGGCATTGCAAAGTGATGTACCTTTAGAAAATATATTAGCATTAAAAGAAGTTTCAACTGAAATGTAA
- a CDS encoding helix-turn-helix domain-containing protein produces the protein MTSHTKILNQVFGSVKPNFINGGYTVCNHLWSSNNYLFEYDSIGIVLDGSIWLKYDDIDFVVDKGELYYFPGNTIQSFKIHNCKKAIKYWCHFTAQIGENSLFDMVEYPTKIKCKDVHKVINIFKEMLKTYHNEYIGNSFYYNSKLYELIHEYIYTAGNQITLRKNQLSQDMYTINEYIEKHINKNISVKELADLAGFSTNYFIEIFKNYFNMTPLQYIINKKIVLAKSLLTCTNMSIKEISIHLGFSSQNYFSEIFKAQTNFSPSIYRKLHI, from the coding sequence ATGACAAGCCATACAAAGATACTTAATCAAGTATTCGGAAGTGTTAAACCAAATTTTATCAATGGCGGTTATACTGTATGTAATCATTTATGGTCTAGTAATAATTATTTATTTGAATATGATAGTATAGGAATAGTATTAGACGGAAGTATATGGTTAAAATACGATGATATAGATTTTGTTGTAGACAAAGGTGAATTATATTATTTTCCAGGAAATACAATACAGTCTTTTAAGATTCATAACTGTAAAAAGGCAATCAAGTATTGGTGTCACTTCACTGCTCAAATCGGAGAAAACTCTTTATTTGATATGGTTGAATATCCCACTAAGATCAAATGTAAAGATGTACATAAAGTCATTAACATCTTTAAAGAAATGCTGAAAACATACCATAACGAATATATAGGAAATTCTTTTTATTATAATTCCAAATTATATGAACTGATACATGAATATATATATACAGCTGGAAACCAGATAACTCTAAGGAAAAATCAACTATCCCAAGATATGTATACCATTAACGAATATATTGAAAAACATATCAACAAGAACATATCCGTAAAAGAATTAGCTGATCTGGCAGGTTTTAGCACCAATTATTTTATTGAGATCTTCAAGAACTATTTTAATATGACTCCCCTTCAATATATAATCAATAAAAAAATAGTTCTGGCAAAATCATTATTAACCTGCACAAATATGTCAATAAAAGAAATAAGTATACATCTAGGTTTTTCTAGCCAAAATTATTTTTCAGAAATATTTAAGGCACAGACTAACTTTTCTCCATCCATTTATAGGAAATTGCATATATAA
- the aspS gene encoding aspartate--tRNA ligase translates to MSESMQGLKRTNKCTEVSAKNIDDKVTVMGWVQKRRDLGGVIFIDLRDRTGLLQIVFDASSIGDEGFAKAEKLRSEFVIAVEGIIESRSDETINPNLKTGEIEVRAHSLRILSEAETPPFQIEENSNVKEDLRLKYRYLDLRRPDLQRNLIMRHKVAMITREFLSNEEFLEIETPMLTKSTPEGARDYLVPSRVHQGNFYALPQSPQIFKQLLMLSGYDRYFQIAKCFRDEDLRADRQPEFTQIDMELSFVDQEKVIDVNERLMQKLFKEVLDIEIEIPMQRLTYKEAMDRFGSDKPDLRFGIELVDLSDIVKDCGFKVFSGTVASGGSVRGINAEGLGNLPRRQIDALGELAKTYGAKGMAWIVINEDGTYKSAITKFLADEEVENMVKAMNGKPGDLLLFCADSNDVVYSTLGNLRLEIGRRLELLDDSVYKFAWVTEFPLLEWNKEHKRYTAMHHPFTMPMEEDLQYLESDPGRVRAIAYDMVLNGCELGGGSIRIHQRDIQEKMFAALGFSKDDAYDRFGFLLNAFKYGVPPHGGLAFGLDRIIMLMTQSDSIRDVIAFPKVKDASCPMTEAPGTVDDKQLNELGLKIDTIEI, encoded by the coding sequence ATGAGTGAATCAATGCAAGGATTGAAACGAACGAATAAATGTACAGAGGTAAGTGCTAAAAATATTGATGATAAAGTAACTGTAATGGGATGGGTTCAAAAAAGAAGAGACTTGGGCGGTGTTATTTTCATCGACCTTAGAGATAGAACAGGATTGCTTCAAATAGTTTTTGATGCAAGTAGTATAGGTGATGAAGGATTTGCAAAAGCTGAAAAGCTTAGAAGTGAATTTGTAATTGCTGTTGAAGGTATTATTGAAAGCAGATCTGATGAAACAATCAATCCTAACCTAAAAACTGGAGAGATTGAAGTTAGAGCTCATTCACTTAGAATATTATCAGAGGCAGAGACACCACCTTTCCAAATTGAAGAAAATAGTAATGTAAAAGAGGACTTAAGATTAAAATACCGTTACTTAGACCTTAGAAGACCTGATTTACAAAGAAATCTTATAATGAGACATAAAGTTGCTATGATTACAAGAGAATTTTTAAGCAACGAAGAGTTTTTAGAAATAGAAACACCAATGCTTACTAAAAGTACTCCTGAAGGGGCTAGAGATTATCTAGTGCCAAGTAGAGTTCATCAAGGAAACTTTTATGCATTGCCTCAATCACCACAGATTTTCAAACAATTATTGATGTTATCAGGATATGATAGATATTTCCAAATAGCTAAATGTTTTAGGGATGAAGACCTTAGAGCAGATAGACAGCCAGAATTTACACAAATAGACATGGAATTATCATTTGTTGACCAAGAAAAAGTAATTGATGTAAATGAGAGACTTATGCAGAAGTTATTTAAGGAAGTATTGGATATTGAAATTGAGATTCCAATGCAAAGATTGACTTATAAAGAAGCTATGGATAGATTTGGTTCTGACAAACCAGACCTTAGATTCGGTATTGAACTAGTTGATTTATCTGATATAGTGAAGGATTGTGGATTCAAAGTATTCTCTGGTACTGTTGCAAGCGGTGGAAGTGTTAGAGGTATTAACGCAGAAGGTTTAGGTAATCTTCCAAGAAGACAAATTGATGCATTAGGTGAGTTAGCTAAGACATACGGTGCAAAAGGAATGGCATGGATTGTTATAAATGAAGATGGAACTTACAAATCAGCCATTACAAAATTCTTAGCAGATGAAGAAGTGGAAAACATGGTAAAAGCTATGAATGGTAAACCAGGAGACTTATTACTTTTCTGTGCTGATTCTAATGATGTAGTATATAGTACACTTGGAAACTTGAGACTTGAGATTGGTAGAAGACTTGAGCTTCTTGATGATTCAGTATATAAATTCGCTTGGGTTACAGAGTTCCCATTACTTGAATGGAACAAAGAGCATAAGAGATATACTGCTATGCACCATCCATTTACAATGCCTATGGAAGAAGATCTACAGTATCTAGAATCTGACCCTGGTAGAGTTAGAGCAATTGCATACGATATGGTTCTTAACGGATGTGAGCTTGGTGGAGGTAGTATAAGAATTCACCAAAGAGATATCCAAGAGAAGATGTTTGCAGCACTTGGATTCAGTAAAGATGATGCTTATGACAGATTTGGTTTCTTATTGAATGCATTTAAATACGGTGTACCACCACATGGTGGATTAGCTTTTGGATTAGATAGAATTATAATGTTAATGACACAATCTGATAGTATTAGAGACGTAATAGCTTTCCCAAAAGTTAAAGATGCATCTTGTCCTATGACAGAAGCTCCAGGTACTGTTGATGATAAACAGTTAAATGAATTAGGACTTAAAATTGATACTATTGAAATTTAA
- a CDS encoding AEC family transporter — translation MDNIIFTINGVLPIFLVILIGYILKRLKLINDEFVKKATKIVFKVSLPCMIFQSVSGVNTKELFSSEIVNLILFLLITNIILFLLSILLAGKIVRDFRARGPFVQGIVRTNFVIIGYSLILNLFGEVALAKAALLTAFLVPIYNIMAVIALTVFMPKEESQNNVRVTLVNLAKNPLIISIFIGLIFASLHIQIPTFIHNTIEYTGQLTLPLSLICIGAFFSWDKVKDNFNYALIVTFLKIIVNPIIMLTIAYYLGFRGDSLGIILIAFASPTAISSFAMSDAMDNDSQLAAAIIILTTACSIVSIIVGINILVGLT, via the coding sequence TTGGATAACATAATATTTACCATTAATGGTGTACTACCTATTTTTTTAGTGATATTGATAGGTTATATATTAAAAAGATTAAAATTGATAAATGACGAATTTGTAAAAAAAGCTACTAAAATTGTATTTAAAGTTAGTCTGCCATGTATGATATTTCAAAGTGTCAGTGGTGTCAATACAAAAGAATTATTCAGCTCGGAGATAGTTAATTTAATATTATTTTTATTAATTACCAATATAATTCTTTTTTTACTGTCAATTCTATTAGCAGGAAAGATTGTACGTGATTTCAGGGCACGAGGACCTTTTGTACAAGGTATAGTAAGAACTAATTTCGTTATTATAGGGTATTCATTAATATTGAATTTGTTTGGAGAAGTAGCTTTGGCAAAAGCTGCTTTGCTAACAGCTTTTTTAGTGCCAATTTATAATATTATGGCTGTTATAGCTCTTACTGTTTTTATGCCCAAAGAAGAATCTCAAAATAATGTCCGGGTGACATTAGTTAATCTAGCTAAAAATCCGTTGATCATTTCTATATTCATTGGATTGATATTTGCTTCATTGCATATACAAATACCCACATTCATACATAATACAATTGAATATACTGGACAATTGACATTACCTTTATCCTTGATTTGTATAGGTGCTTTCTTTTCTTGGGATAAAGTTAAAGATAACTTCAATTATGCTTTGATTGTTACTTTCCTAAAGATTATTGTAAATCCTATAATAATGCTTACAATAGCTTATTATTTAGGTTTTAGAGGTGACAGCTTAGGTATAATATTGATTGCTTTTGCTTCACCTACTGCAATTAGCAGTTTTGCAATGTCTGATGCCATGGATAATGATAGTCAATTGGCAGCTGCTATTATAATATTGACTACAGCTTGTTCAATAGTCAGTATAATCGTGGGTATCAATATACTTGTGGGACTGACTTAA
- the hisS gene encoding histidine--tRNA ligase: MLTNAPRGTKDIYGSYMNTWKKLEDTVNEICTNFGFNEIRTPIFEHTELFQRGVGETTDIVQKEMYSFTDKGDRNITLKPEGTAGVVRAYLERKMYADAQPTKLFYITPAFRYERPQAGRYRQFHQFGVELFGSDKPSADAEVIALAANMLKNLGITNVELHINSLGGPECRKKYNNTLKEFLSKNIDSLCPTCLERYEKNPLRILDCKNENCQAVLKDAPLAKDELDTECKEHFEELLSLLDAMEIEYVVDPWIVRGLDYYTRTVFEFISKDIGAQGTVCGGGRYDKLIEECGGSPTPAVGFGAGIERLIMTMEAINGANEDKPTRDIYLGYVGENAKKTTFALVNELRNNNISVETDLMSRSVKAQMKYANKIGARYSAIIGDNELEENSVRIKNMETREQIDLNIEEIVKYMKENK; the protein is encoded by the coding sequence ATGTTGACAAATGCACCAAGAGGAACGAAAGATATATACGGCAGTTATATGAATACTTGGAAGAAGCTTGAAGACACAGTTAATGAAATATGCACTAATTTTGGTTTTAATGAAATCAGGACTCCTATTTTTGAACATACAGAACTTTTCCAAAGAGGCGTGGGAGAAACTACGGATATTGTTCAAAAAGAGATGTATAGTTTTACTGATAAAGGTGATAGGAATATAACCCTTAAGCCAGAAGGAACAGCTGGTGTGGTTAGAGCTTATCTAGAAAGAAAAATGTATGCTGATGCACAACCTACAAAATTATTTTATATAACACCTGCTTTTAGATATGAAAGACCTCAAGCAGGTAGATATCGTCAGTTCCACCAGTTTGGAGTAGAACTTTTTGGTTCTGATAAGCCGTCAGCTGATGCAGAAGTTATTGCTCTTGCAGCTAATATGTTAAAGAATCTAGGCATTACCAATGTAGAACTTCATATCAACAGTTTAGGTGGTCCTGAATGTAGAAAGAAATATAATAATACATTAAAAGAATTCCTAAGTAAGAATATAGATTCATTATGTCCTACTTGTCTGGAAAGATATGAAAAGAATCCATTAAGAATTCTGGATTGTAAAAATGAAAATTGTCAAGCAGTATTAAAAGATGCACCTCTTGCAAAAGATGAATTGGATACTGAATGTAAGGAACATTTTGAAGAACTGCTTAGTTTATTGGATGCCATGGAAATAGAATACGTAGTTGATCCTTGGATTGTTAGAGGATTGGATTATTATACTAGAACAGTATTCGAGTTCATATCTAAGGATATTGGTGCTCAAGGAACAGTATGCGGTGGTGGAAGATACGATAAATTAATTGAAGAATGTGGTGGTTCACCTACTCCAGCAGTTGGATTCGGCGCTGGTATAGAAAGACTGATTATGACTATGGAAGCTATAAATGGTGCTAATGAAGATAAACCTACTCGTGATATCTATTTAGGATATGTAGGAGAAAATGCTAAGAAAACAACTTTTGCACTTGTTAATGAATTAAGAAATAATAATATATCTGTAGAGACAGACTTAATGTCAAGAAGTGTAAAAGCACAAATGAAATATGCTAATAAAATTGGAGCCAGATATTCAGCTATAATTGGTGATAATGAATTAGAAGAGAATTCAGTTAGAATCAAGAATATGGAAACAAGAGAACAGATAGACCTAAATATTGAAGAAATAGTTAAATACATGAAAGAGAACAAATAA
- a CDS encoding helix-turn-helix domain-containing protein, whose product MKFDIAKASKKLSQLDLKFSKGSFDIEMFWFRVMTVEGQWNIARHTHSAYEFHFVADGMSIVKMDTYEFKIGKGEFYITKPGEYHEQINVDGNKYVEYCMNCHVSLNNENNIEDLIIYKFLNDNKCKAYNDYNGIINLFEKVLSCAYYEKIGYYNQIQLYILLIMISSVQVISRNKEYNYEVPVKHKKDDYRFTQITQYIFDNIGNKVSAKDIADYMYLSEKQINRIIKKKTDLSTKQYINKIKLKKAKDLLKNTDLLVKEISEQLGFSSEYYFSQFFKREEGYPPGIFRINIINF is encoded by the coding sequence ATGAAATTCGATATTGCCAAAGCATCAAAAAAATTATCTCAATTAGACTTGAAGTTTTCTAAGGGTTCTTTTGACATTGAGATGTTTTGGTTTAGAGTTATGACCGTTGAAGGTCAATGGAATATTGCTAGGCATACTCATTCTGCTTATGAATTTCATTTTGTTGCGGATGGGATGTCAATAGTAAAAATGGACACATATGAATTTAAAATAGGTAAAGGTGAATTTTATATAACTAAACCTGGTGAGTACCATGAACAGATCAACGTTGATGGTAACAAATATGTAGAATACTGTATGAACTGTCATGTTTCATTAAACAATGAAAACAACATTGAAGATTTAATAATATACAAATTCCTTAATGATAATAAGTGTAAAGCCTATAATGATTATAACGGTATCATTAATCTATTTGAAAAAGTACTATCTTGTGCATATTATGAGAAGATAGGTTACTATAATCAAATACAACTTTATATTCTCTTGATTATGATATCATCAGTTCAAGTGATTAGTAGAAATAAAGAGTATAATTATGAAGTTCCAGTAAAACATAAAAAAGACGATTATCGTTTTACTCAAATAACCCAATATATATTTGACAACATTGGTAATAAAGTCAGCGCTAAGGACATAGCTGATTATATGTATCTTAGTGAAAAACAGATAAATAGAATAATAAAAAAGAAAACAGATTTATCTACTAAACAATATATCAATAAAATAAAACTTAAAAAAGCTAAGGATCTACTTAAGAATACTGACTTACTCGTAAAAGAAATCTCAGAACAATTAGGTTTTTCCAGTGAGTATTATTTCAGCCAATTTTTTAAAAGAGAAGAAGGGTATCCTCCTGGAATATTTAGGATTAATATAATAAATTTCTGA
- a CDS encoding nucleotidyltransferase domain-containing protein, with product MNYRSSELLEKAKYYCNELSKHHILSKYWYELALVLKGSTARGNSDQYSDIDLVFFCDKNILDRIVKDYYDEGLISREDGIFLPLPEWIGHYNLESYDNLIGYFKEKNYPEIWEYTNVIILHDELNRFSGIIEEYNDYVFQDVIADIKDKYLNLQLTLDWLRHPLKRGDELSVILHCSNIIRLICQLSYLIDEKTYPHDKWLFYYLKETEFGSRKENKIKELGKNIINNNIPLQVDKELDEYSQYVLADGIITDLKNQIQLKYGNQPWLDEWYSFV from the coding sequence TTGAATTATAGAAGTAGTGAACTTCTTGAAAAAGCGAAATACTATTGTAATGAGTTATCAAAACATCACATTTTAAGTAAGTATTGGTATGAATTAGCACTTGTTCTAAAAGGAAGTACTGCTAGAGGTAATTCTGACCAGTATTCTGATATAGACTTGGTGTTTTTCTGTGACAAGAATATATTAGATAGAATAGTGAAGGATTATTATGATGAAGGTTTAATATCAAGGGAAGATGGAATCTTTTTACCCTTGCCTGAATGGATTGGACATTACAATCTTGAGTCATATGATAATTTGATAGGGTATTTTAAGGAGAAGAATTATCCAGAGATTTGGGAATACACTAATGTAATTATACTCCATGATGAGTTAAACAGGTTCAGTGGAATAATAGAGGAGTATAATGATTATGTATTTCAAGATGTTATAGCTGATATAAAGGACAAATATTTGAACTTACAATTAACTCTAGACTGGTTAAGGCATCCATTAAAAAGAGGTGACGAATTATCTGTAATTCTTCATTGTTCAAACATAATTAGGCTGATATGTCAACTAAGCTACTTGATAGATGAGAAAACTTATCCCCACGATAAATGGTTGTTTTACTATTTGAAAGAAACTGAATTTGGCAGCAGGAAAGAAAATAAAATCAAGGAATTAGGTAAGAATATTATAAATAACAATATTCCATTACAGGTAGATAAAGAACTTGATGAATATAGTCAATATGTATTGGCGGACGGTATAATAACAGATTTAAAGAATCAAATACAATTAAAATATGGAAACCAGCCTTGGTTGGATGAATGGTATTCCTTTGTATGA